The DNA segment AGCCTGTACTACTGGGCCAGGAGTTACGCCGGGCAGCTGAAGAAAGGTGACGACTATATCGAGCTGACCCCCTCGGTCTGTATCAACCTGCTGGATTTCGAGATCTTCCCCCAGCTTCCCGGCTATCATAGCTGTTTCCAGATCACCGAGGCCGACGCACCGGAGTATGTGCTATCCGATCACCTGCAGATCCATTTCATCGAACTGCCCAAGAATCACCTGAAAAGCACCGGTGATGTGAAGGACAAACTTGATACATGGTGTTATTACTTCGAGCACGAAGGCACCGTGGAGGAGGAGGATATGACGCTATTGCTGAAGGACAACCCTGCTCTGGGCAAGGCCCACAGAGCCTACCGCACCTTTACTGCCGACGACGAGCTTATGGACATCGCCGAGGCGCGTGAGAAATGGCAACGCGATGTCAGTTCGCGGTTACGTAGCGCCGAGCAACGCGGCAAGGAAGAGGGCATGCAAGAAGGTATGCAGCAGGGCATGCAGCAGGGTATGCAGCAGGGAATGCAAGAAGGTATGCAGCAGGGTATGCAGCAGGGTATGCAGCAGGGCATGCAGCAGGGCATACAACAGAAGGCTCGTGAAGATGCCCTGAAGATGCTGAAACGCGGGTTCCCCCTTTCCGACATCACCGAGATCACCGGCCTTTCCGAGCAGGAGATCGGGGATCTCGAGCGATCAACCTAGCACCCCTTCTCGGGGCGCCTGTGAGTTTACCGGGGATGGGGCTGGAAGGCCCGTCGGCCGCGCCCCCCCCTGCGAAACACCATCCGCCGCCTGGTAGAATTTGTTTCGCTATTTCCATTTCTCACCGTCCGCGTGTTCGTGCCAGTCTGGGCGCATTTTCGAGCGATCCCTTCCGGGATACCACGAAGGATTCGGC comes from the Alkalispirochaeta americana genome and includes:
- a CDS encoding Rpn family recombination-promoting nuclease/putative transposase, whose amino-acid sequence is SLYYWARSYAGQLKKGDDYIELTPSVCINLLDFEIFPQLPGYHSCFQITEADAPEYVLSDHLQIHFIELPKNHLKSTGDVKDKLDTWCYYFEHEGTVEEEDMTLLLKDNPALGKAHRAYRTFTADDELMDIAEAREKWQRDVSSRLRSAEQRGKEEGMQEGMQQGMQQGMQQGMQEGMQQGMQQGMQQGMQQGIQQKAREDALKMLKRGFPLSDITEITGLSEQEIGDLERST